The genome window AGCGAAAACTTGATGCCGTTGACGATGGTTTTATGCGTGATTTCGCCCGTCGCTTCGTTTTCGATCTTGTAGCCCGCGTCGACGTCTTCCATCACCATCAGCGGATTCGGCGCGCTCAATGGCTCGCGGAATTCGAACGAGAATTCGGCGGCGGCGCGCAATGGCGCCAACTCTTCCATCTTCGCCAGCGCCTTCATGCGGCTTTGCGCCTGGCGCGCCTTCGAGGCTTGCGCCTTGAAGCGGTTCACGAACGATTCCAGATGGGCACGCTTGCGCTGCTGCTTTTCCAGCGCGCCGGCGGCCAGGATCATCTGCGCCGCGCGCTGGCGCTCGAAGCTCGAATAGTTGCCCGAATAGCGTTTCAGCTTGCGTTCGTCGATATGCACGACCACGTTGACCACTTCATCGAGGAAGTCGCGATCATGGGAAATGATTAATAAGGTGCCGGCATAGCGCTTGAGCCAGTCTTCCAGCCAGATGATGGCGTCCAGATCCAAGTGGTTGGTCGGTTCATCGAGCAGCAGCAGGTCGGACGGGCACATCAGCGCTTGCGCCAGGTTCAAGCGCATGCGCCAGCCGCCGGAGAAGCTGGCGACCGGTTGCTGCATCTGGTCCAGCGTGAAGCCCAGGCCCAGCAGCAACTGTTCGCCGCGCGATTGCACGGTATAGGCGTCGGCATCGGCCAGCGCGCTGTACATGTTGCCGATGGCGATGCCGTTTTCCGTGCTTTCCGGTTGCGACTCGAGATGCGCCAGCTCCGCTTCCAGTTTGCGCAGGGTGATGTCGCCATCGATCGCGTAGTCGAGCGCGGCACGGTCCAGCGGCGGCGTTTCCTGCGCCACGTAAGCCACGCGCCATTTGGCGGGGAAATCGATCTCGCCCTGGTCAGGGTGCAATTCGCCACGCATCATGGCGAACAGGCTCGATTTGCCCGCGCCATTGGCGCCGATCAGGCCGATCTTGTCGCCCGGATTGAGGGTGACATCGACTTGTTCGAGCAACGGTTTGATGCCGCGCATCAGGCTTACTTGTAGGAAACGTATCATTTTTTTCTTTGTAGAGGCTGGGGTTTAACCCTCGCCGTAAAAACATCGTGTAGGTCGGATTAGCCCGAAGGGCGTAATCCGACGGGTGCCGCACAGGCATGTCGGATTACGCTACGCTAATCCGACCTACCAAGTCGATTAAACCAATTTGAGCTGCTCGGCCGTCAGCAGGAACACCATGTCGTCGCCGGCGCTGGTCGTCAGCCAGGTCAGGCCCAGCTCGCCGAAGGCCGCTTCCGCGTAGGCGCGTTCGTTGCCGATTTCAATCATCAGGATGCCATCGTCCGTCAGGCGTTCGGCCGCGCCGGCGATGATCTTGCGCACCAGGTCCATGCCGTCGCTGCCGCCGTCGAGGGCGATTTGCGGTTCGGCCAGGTATTCCTGGGGCAGCGTGCCCATCGACGCGGAATTCACGTACGGCGGGTTGCTGATGATCAAATCATATTTCTTGGCCGGCACGTTGGTGTACAGGTCCGATTCGATCAGGGTCACGCGATCCTGCAGCTTGTACGTGTCGACGTTGCGCTTGGCCACGGCTAGCGCGTCGGCGGAAATGTCCACCGCGTCCACTGCTGCGTTCGGGAAGGCGTCGGCCATCATGATAGCCAGGCAGCCCGAACCGGTGCACAGTTCCAGGATGTTTTCCACGGCTTCCGGTTCCGCCACCCATGGCGAAAAGTATTCAGGGATCAGTTCGGCGATGAAGGAGCGGGGCACGATCACGCGCTCGTCGACATAAAAGTTGTAGGTGCCCAGCCAGCCTTCCTTGGTGATGTAGGCGGCCGGCACGCGGTCGATGCTGCGGCGGTCGATGACCGTCATCACGTTGGCGATTTCCGACGGCAGCAGCTTGGCGTCGAGAAACGGTTCGAGCTTGTCGAGCGGCAACTTCAAGGTGTGCAGGATCAGATAGGCCGCTTCGTCGAACGCTTCGGCGCTGCCGTGGCCGAAAAACAGCTTGGCGGTATTAAAACGGGTAACGGCGTAGCGCAGCAGGTCGCGTGGCGTGGAAAACGGGTTCGGGGTCATGGCATTCTCGAAAAGACGGTGTTCTGGCCCGCCGTGACGGGCCTCGGTATTCTGGTTCAGACGGGCAGCAAATGCTCCAGCGTGCGCCGGTAAATATTCTTCAGGGGATCGATGTGGCGCAGTTCGATGTGCTCGTCGATCTTGTGAATACTGGCATTGGGCGGCCCGAATTCTATCACTTGGGGGCAGATTTGCGCGATAAACCGGCCATCCGAGGTGCCGCCCGTGGTCGACAACTGCGTCACAATGCCCGTTTCCGCGTGAATCGCGGACGACAGCGCATCGCTCAAGGTGCCGCGCGGCGTGAGGAAGGGCAGGCCACTCAGGGTCCACTGCATATCGTATTGCAAGTCATGCCTGTCGAGGATGGCGTGGACTCGTTCCTGCAGGCTTTCCGCCGTGCTGGCCGTGGAAAAGCGGAAGTTAAAGTCGATCACCATGTCGCCCGGAATCACGTTGTTGGCGCCCGTGCCCGCGTTGATGTTGGACATTTGCCACGATGTGGGCAGGTAATACTCGTTGCCCGCATCCCATTTCTCTTCGACCAGGTCGGCCAGCGCCTGCGCCGCTTCGTGGATCGGGTTTTTCGCCAGGTGCGGGTAGGCGATATGGCCTTGCACGCCCTTGATCGTCAGCCGGCCCGACAGCGAACCGCGGCGCCCGTTCTTGATCATGTCGCCCAGCTGCGCGCTCGACGTCGGCTCGCCCACCAGGCAATAGTCGATCTGCTCGCCCCGTGCCTTCAGTTGCTCGCAGACGATGACGGTGCCGTCCGTGGCCGGGCCTTCCTCGTCGCTGGTGATCAGAAAGGCGATCGAGCCCGTGTGGTCGGGCGTGGCGGCGATGAATTCCTCGCAGGCCACCACCATGGCGGCGATCGACGTCTTCATGTCGGCCGCGCCACGGCCGTACAGCTTGCCGTCGCGCTGCGTGGGGATGAACGGCAGCGAGCGCCATTGCTCGATGGGGCCGGTCGGCACCACGTCCGTATGGCCGGCAAAGACGAACACGGGGGACGTCGTGCCACGGCGTGCCCACAGATTTGTGACGTCGTTCGACTGGATCGTCTCGCAGACGAAGCCCAGCGGCGTGAGGATGTCGATCAGGTGCTGCTGGCAGCCCTTGTCATCGGGCGTGACCGAGGACAGGGCGATCAGTTTTTCGGTCAGGGCGAGGGTTTTGGAGGTGGTCATGGTGTAGAGCGGGTGCTTCTGTCTAAGTAAAAATTACAGCCCGAAAATGGCTGCGTACTGTACATCTGAAAACGCCACGCTGAACTTGCCATCCTTGTCCAGCACGGGACGCTTGATGATGGACGGGTTTTCCAGCATCAGTTCCAGGGCGCTGGCCGCGTCGGTGATCGATGCCTTGCGCTCATCGGACAGGGCGCGCCAGGTCGTGCCTTTCCTGTTGACCAGCACATCCCACGGCAATTGCCGCAGCCATGCCTCGACGGTGGCGCGTTCCAGGCCCTGCTTTTTGAAGTCGTGGAAGGTGAAATCGAGTTGCTGCGCAGCCAGCCAGGTGCGGGCCTTTTTGACGGTATCGCAATTGGGGATACCGTAGAGTGTAATGGTCGTCATGGGTAGGGCCAAGGGGGAATGAATGCGGTTCGCTTGATCGCGGCGCTTGCGCCAGGGAAAAATGCGATGGTAGCCGCCATTATACAGTCGATGCGCAGTCGATGCGGCAGTGCAACACGGTAGTGCAACACGCCCCAGTGATTTCCCCTACACAGGCCGGGGCGCCGTCTTGCCCGATTCTGCCTGGCCGAAATGCAGACCCAGGCGCAAGGCCAGCGCGCGCAGACCGCCGCTTTCCTGC of Janthinobacterium sp. PAMC25594 contains these proteins:
- a CDS encoding ATP-binding cassette domain-containing protein, with the protein product MIRFLQVSLMRGIKPLLEQVDVTLNPGDKIGLIGANGAGKSSLFAMMRGELHPDQGEIDFPAKWRVAYVAQETPPLDRAALDYAIDGDITLRKLEAELAHLESQPESTENGIAIGNMYSALADADAYTVQSRGEQLLLGLGFTLDQMQQPVASFSGGWRMRLNLAQALMCPSDLLLLDEPTNHLDLDAIIWLEDWLKRYAGTLLIISHDRDFLDEVVNVVVHIDERKLKRYSGNYSSFERQRAAQMILAAGALEKQQRKRAHLESFVNRFKAQASKARQAQSRMKALAKMEELAPLRAAAEFSFEFREPLSAPNPLMVMEDVDAGYKIENEATGEITHKTIVNGIKFSLQIGQRIGLLGQNGAGKSTLIKTIAGELMPLTGDATMGKGLNIGYFAQHQVEMLRHDESPLWHLSKIAPTVREQELRNFLGGFNFPGNMVTASIAPFSGGEKARLALALIVWQRPNLLLLDEPTNHLDLETREALTEALAQFEGTLVVVSHDRHLLRATTDEFIIVADGKLQPFDGDLDDYKDWLFKTKLGKGTDVLPAAGKANKTDFPVVSPVAVAAAAPAAPVRDKRQEAEDRQKAAALRKPIENKIKRQEEQIAKRNAQKAETEAKLGEPTIYDAANKAKLKQLLADQTFFTKDLAQLEAEWLDLQDQLEKLG
- the prmB gene encoding 50S ribosomal protein L3 N(5)-glutamine methyltransferase — its product is MTPNPFSTPRDLLRYAVTRFNTAKLFFGHGSAEAFDEAAYLILHTLKLPLDKLEPFLDAKLLPSEIANVMTVIDRRSIDRVPAAYITKEGWLGTYNFYVDERVIVPRSFIAELIPEYFSPWVAEPEAVENILELCTGSGCLAIMMADAFPNAAVDAVDISADALAVAKRNVDTYKLQDRVTLIESDLYTNVPAKKYDLIISNPPYVNSASMGTLPQEYLAEPQIALDGGSDGMDLVRKIIAGAAERLTDDGILMIEIGNERAYAEAAFGELGLTWLTTSAGDDMVFLLTAEQLKLV
- the dapE gene encoding succinyl-diaminopimelate desuccinylase, with translation MTTSKTLALTEKLIALSSVTPDDKGCQQHLIDILTPLGFVCETIQSNDVTNLWARRGTTSPVFVFAGHTDVVPTGPIEQWRSLPFIPTQRDGKLYGRGAADMKTSIAAMVVACEEFIAATPDHTGSIAFLITSDEEGPATDGTVIVCEQLKARGEQIDYCLVGEPTSSAQLGDMIKNGRRGSLSGRLTIKGVQGHIAYPHLAKNPIHEAAQALADLVEEKWDAGNEYYLPTSWQMSNINAGTGANNVIPGDMVIDFNFRFSTASTAESLQERVHAILDRHDLQYDMQWTLSGLPFLTPRGTLSDALSSAIHAETGIVTQLSTTGGTSDGRFIAQICPQVIEFGPPNASIHKIDEHIELRHIDPLKNIYRRTLEHLLPV
- a CDS encoding ArsC family reductase, with the translated sequence MTTITLYGIPNCDTVKKARTWLAAQQLDFTFHDFKKQGLERATVEAWLRQLPWDVLVNRKGTTWRALSDERKASITDAASALELMLENPSIIKRPVLDKDGKFSVAFSDVQYAAIFGL